Below is a window of Leifsonia sp. NPDC080035 DNA.
CGGGTCGCCCGTCCAGTCCGTTTCGCCGCGGTTCACGATCGTCCAGAGCGTCACGCCGTCCAGCGACCAGCGTGAGACGTAGACGCCTGCAGCCACGGCCGTCTCGGTCGCGCCGTCGAGCGGCGCCCAGTCGCCTGCGACCAGCACCGCGCTGAGCGCACGCTGCGCCCGCAGCATCCCCCGCAGGGTCGCCTCGTCGCGCGGGTTCCAGCCGACCCAGACGCCGAACACCGCATCCCAGACCAGGATGCCGGTGCCGTTCATCCACGCGGCCTGCAGCTCGTCGGAGTGGTCGCGGTTCCAGCGCCGGACGCCGTGCATCATGTGCCGCCGCTCGAACCAGTGCGCGCGCATCACGCCCGGCGCCGCCGAGTCGGCGAACCACTGCGCCCAGCTCAGCTGGTGGTCCCTGATGCGCTGGTTCGGCACCCGGGACTCGCCCTCCAGCACCTGCGGAGGGGACGCGGAGAGCAACGCGTCGACCAGCGCGGAGTCGCCTTCCTTCATCGTGTCGAGGAAGACGCCGTCCACGCCGAACTCCTGCACCAGTGCGGCGAGCTCCTCGGCGTCGGGACGAGCGGCGCGGCGGGTTCCGACGTCCCACGGGTTGTAGTCGACGAAGACGCGCAGGCCTCGCTCGTGGAAGCGGTCGATCACGTCCAGCAGCCCGGGGACGTCGCGGTAGAAGTCGAACTGGTTGCGGTCGTCGATGCCGATCACGGGGTACGCGTGCCACAGCACGACGCCGTCGAGCCCGCCCTGCGCGGCGACCGCGTCGAGGAAGCCGTCGACCGTGAACTCCTGGCGCTCGTGGTCGAACAGCCGGTCGTCCCACAGCCACACCTGAGCGACGGCGTAGGCGGTCTGCGCCCAGCGGGTCTCTGGGCGGTCGTAGAGCTCGCCGGCGTACGCCAGCCGCTCGCGGGCCGCGCTGCGCCAGGCGGCGAGGTCGGCGCGCCAGGCCGGCCAGTCGGCCGGGTCGTCTGGCGCGGCGAACACCTTGGCGATGTCGCCGACCTCGGGGTCGAGTGCCCCGCCGGCGGGCAGCGTCGTCGGCCGGTCGATCGGCCGCGGGACGAGCGGGTCGAACTGGTTGGTGCTGGCCTCGTCGGGGTCAGCGGTCGGCGATGAGAGCACGGATCTCCTCGAGCGTGGGGATGGACGGGACGGCCCCCGCGCGCTGCACGGACAGCGCGCCGGCGGCCGACGCGAAGCGGGCGGCGGAGGCGAGGGCGTCGCCGAGCCCGGCGCGGTCGCCGCGCGCGGCGCCGGAGCGGTCGAGCTCGGCGGCGAGCGCGCCGCAGAAGGTGTCGCCGGCACCGGTCGTGTCCACGACCTCGACGCGGTGCGCGGGCACCGCGACGGGCTCGGCGCCGGGCGCGACGACGAGCGCGCCCGCGCCGCCGAGCGTCAGCACGACGGCGCGGCCGTCGCGGGCGAGGGCGGAGGCGGCCGCCTGCGGCGATGCGGCGTCCGGCGCCAGGAGGCTCGCCTCGTGCTCGTTGACGACGAGGATGTCGACGGCCGCGAGCAGCGCGTCCGGCAGGTGGCGCACCGGCGCCGCATTCAGCACGACGAGGGAGCCGGCTGCGTGCGCGAGGGCCGCGGCCTCGGAAACCGTCTCCAGCGGCGTCTCCAGCTGCAGCAGCAGTACATCGGAGGCGGTGATGGCGTCGCGCTCGGCGACGGTCAGGTCGGTGAGCAGGGCGTTCGCGGCGGAGTCGACGACGATGCTGTTCTCGCCCGCCGTGTCCACCGTGATGAGCGCGGTGCCGGTCGGGGCGTGCATCCGGCGGTCGAGCACAGTCGCTCCCGCCGCGCGGGCCTCCTCGGCGAGGCGGTCCCCCGCCGCGTCGCGGCCGAGCGCGACGACGAACGTCACGTCCGCACCGGCCCGAGCCGCGGCGACGGCCTGGTTGTTGCCCTTGCCGCCGGGCACCGCGTCCGAGGATGACGCGAGCACGGTCTCCCCGGGCGACGGGATGCGCTCGACCCGGTAGACGAGGTCGAGGTTGGCGCTGCCGACGACGGTCGTCGTCATGCCGCCACCGCCCGCGTCCGCCTGGCCAGGTCGGCGAAGCGCACGTCCGAGAAGCCGGGGACGGAGGTGGCCAGCCGGTCGTGCAGCGGATCGATCCAGCGTGCCGGGAGGGCGGAGGCGCCGGTGAGCGCACCCGCGATGGAGCCGGCGGTGGCGCCGACGGAGTCGGTGTCCCAGCCGCCGGAGACGGCGAGCGTGATGGTGCGCTGGAAGTCGCCGTCGCCGCGCACCAGCGCGAAGGCGAGCAGCGCGGCGTTGTTCAGCACGTGCACCCAGTGCAGGTGGCCGAACTCGGCGTGCAGCGCATCCACCGCCGCCTCGTCGTCGGGATCGCCGGCCGCCAGCTCCGCACCGCGGCGGACGGCCGCGGCGTACCGGCTGCCGGAGGGCACCACGGAGAGGCCGGCGGCGAGGACGCCGTCGATCCGTGCGCCGGCGACGGCCGCGCTGCACGCGGCGGCGGCGAACATCGCGCCGTACACGCCATTGCGGCCGTGGCTCAGACGCGCGTCGGTCCAGGCGAGGCGCGCCGCTGCGACCGGGTCGCCCGGCGTCGCCCAGCCGTACACGTCGGTGCGGATCTGTGCGCCGATCCAGTCCCGGAACGGGTTCTGGACCCGGCCGGCCACCTCCGGCTCGTAGCCGTCGAGGAGATTGCGGTAGACGACCCGCTCGGCGGTGAAGACCCGGCCGCCGGGCAGAGCGTCGAGCCAGGCCTGCGCGACGGCGTCGGTCGTGAAGCCGCGGCCGGCGGTCTCCAGCAGTTGCAGGGCGATCAGCGGGAAGTTCATGTCGTCGTCCTCCGGCATCCCGTCGATGTTCTCGACCAGGCTGGTCGGACGGCTGCGCCGGTTCCACGGGTACCGGGCGGCGATCTTCTTCTCAAGACCGACCTCGGTGAAGTAGGACGCGACCGGCCAGTTGCCGGTCGAGCGGGCGATCGCGCGGATGCCCTCCAGCGGCAGCTTCTCCACCGGTTTGCCGAGCAGGCAGCCGGCGGCGCGGCCGCGCCAGGCGCCGAGGACGCGGTCGTCCAGCGCGTCGTCAGCGAGGCGGTCGGCGCGGTCCGCGGCGACCGGCGCACCGGGCTGCGCCCCGGGCGCCGCCGCCAGGATCGCCTCCAGGTCGTCCGGCTCCGCGGCGACGAGCGCGGCGGGGTCGGGACGCTGGTCCACCTCGGCGAGCAGTTCCCGCGCCAGCCGGCGCAGCTGTTCTGGCGCCGGCTGCGGTGTTGCGCCGCTGACCGGCGCAGCCGACGGCCCGCCCGCCGCGACCCAGCGCTCGCGCAGGTCGCCGACCGCGCGGCCGTCCAGCTCGGCCGCGACGAAGGCGTGCGGCAGCAGGTCCTCCGGCTGCGTCCAGCTCAGCCGCAGCATCAGACCGCCTCAGCGGCGACCGACGCGTACGCCGACCGGGCGGCGGCGACGGCGACGGCGCGCGCAGCATCCTTCGCCCAGACGTCGCGGGCGACGGCGGCGATCACCGGGCCGGTCGCGGTGACGTCCATCCTGCTGCCCTCGTTCACCGCCTCGATCCACTCCGCGGGGACGGCCTCCAGGCCGCCGAGCGCGCCGGAGATGGAGCCGGCCATCACGGCGATCGAGTCGGAGTCGCGACCGTAGTTGATCGAGCCGAGCACCGCCTCCCGGTAGTCCCCGCGGGCGGCGATCAGCATACCGAGGGCGATCGGCAGCTCCTCGATCGACTTGGTGCGGCTCGGGATGCGCGCATCCTTCGCCGGGGCCCGGTAGTGCGGGCCGACGGTGTCGAACGGCTCGACCGCCGCGCGCAGCGTCGCGAGGCCGCTGCGCCAGTCGGTCACCCCGGCCGCCACCTCCGCGACCGCCTCGATGGCGTCGCGAGTGCCGTCCTTCGCCAGCCGCAGCGCGGTCGCGACGACGCTGTCCACGTCGGCTCCCGGCCGCATCGCCTCGGCGACGGCGGCGGCGAACACGCCCGCCGCCTCCCGGCCGTAGCTGGACTGGTGCGCGGCGGCGACATCGATCGCCTCGGCGTACGCGCCCTCCGGGTTCCCGGCGTTCACGATGCCGATCGGGCCGACGTACATGGTCGCGCCGCAGTTCACGATGTTGCCGACGCCCGCCTCGCGCGGGTCGATGTGGCCGTAGTGCAGCCGGGCGACCAGCCACTTCTCGGCGAGGAAGATGCGCTGCAGCAGCAGCGCCTCCGACTCGAACTCCGGGATCCAGCGCTTCTCGCCGATCAGCAGCGGCACCAGGTGGTCCGCCACGGCGAACGCGTCCAGGTGGTCGCGCACCGTGTCGTACACCTCGACGAGCGCGGTCGTCATCAAGGTGTCGTCCGTGATGTGCCCGTCGCCCTTGTGGTAGGGCGCGATCGGGCGGGCGTTGCGCCAGTCGGCCAGGAAGGGAGGGACGACGCCCTGGATGAAGCCGTCGTAGCGTTCCTGGATCGCCTCGGGCGTGTTCCCCTCGGCCGCTCCTCCGAGCGCGTCTCCCACGGCCGCGCCCGCGAGCGCACCCGTGCTGGCGTTCACCAGGGCATCCATCGTCTCTCCTTCGTCTGTTGCGTGTGTTCTGCGGTGCCGGTGCGGGCGATCAGCCGACCGCGGACCAGCCGTCCGTCAGCTGCTTCTTCAGGTCGTCCAGGCTGATGCTGTTCGCCAGGTACTTCTGCAGCGCCGGGGTCGCGTACTGGTCCTTCCACTGGGGGTAGTTCGTCGCGGCCTGGAACGGGGCGGCGGTCAGCTCGTCGCCCGAGGCCAGGATGACGTCCCAGCCGTTCTTGCCCGCGGTGTCCTTCTTCACCTGGTCGCGCGCAGCGGAGGAGGCCGGGATGAGCCAGTCGCCCTCGGCCAGCTTCGCCTGGTTGTCGGCCTTCATGAAGTAGTCGATGAACTTCGCGGCCTGCGGGATGTGCTTGCTCTGCGCCGACACCGACATCGTCTGCGGGTTGGCGGCCTGTGCCGCGCCCTCGCTGCCGGCCAGCGGAGGCAGGACGACCCAGTCGAAGCCGCTCGGGGCCGACTCGCTGATCTGCTGCGCGACGTAGTTGCCGCCGACGTACATGGCGTACTTGCCGCCGAAGAAGCCGGGCAGCACGTCCGTGCCGCTCTGCGTGAGGGAGACCGGGTCGAGCGACTTGTCGTCGTAGGCCATCGCGTTGATGCGCTTGGGCACCTGCAGCTCGTCGTCGCCGACGTGGATGGTCGACTTCCCGGCCTTGGTGTCGAAGAACGTGCCGCCGAAGCCGAGGGCGAGGTTCATCACGGTCGCGGTCGGGGACTTCATGCCCCAGCCGGTGCCGAACTTCCCGCTCGCCGTGAGCTTCTTCGAGAGGGCCTGGAAGTCGTCCCACGAGAGCGTCTTGCCCGTGGGCACCTCGACACCCGCGTCCGCGAACGCCTTCTTGTTGGCGAACACGACGTAGGTCTGCAGGAGCGTCGGCGCCGCGACGATCTTGCCGTCGGGGGTGGTCACGGACTTCCAGACATCCTTCGACACCTGCTTCTTGGTGTCGGAGCTGAGCTCGCTGCTCAGGTCGGCCAGGTAGCCCTGCTGGGCGAAGCCCATGATGTCGGCGGACTCGTCGTGGATGATGTCCGGCGCGGTGCCGCCCTGGAACTGCGTGACGAGCTGGTCGTGCACGTTGTCCCAGCTGCCCTGCTGGAGCTTCACCTGGATGTCCGGGTTGGCTTTGTTCCACGAATCCACGATCTGCTTCGTCGCGGCGACCGTGGTGTCCTGGTAGGCGAGCGACTGGAAGGTCAGCGTGACCTTGCCGCCGCTGGCGCTGTCCGAGCTGCCCGAGGACGAGCAGCCGGCGAGGGCGAGCGACGCGGCGGCGATGCCGGCGACGATGGCGCCCACGCGGATGGTGCCTTTGCGCATGGTTTCTCCTTGGTTGGGGGTGGGTGACGTCTCAGCCCTTCACGGCGCCGCTGAGCAGGCCGGAGGTCAGACGCTTCTGGATGAGCAGGAAGAACACGAGGCTCGGGATGGTCGCGAGCAGCGAGGCCGCCGCGAGCTGACCGAGCTGGACCTGGCCCTCGGCCCCGACGAAGCGCGCGAGCGCGAGCGGCAGGGTCTGCAGGTTCGGGTCCTGGATGAGCACCAGCGCGAAGAAGAACTCGTTCCACGCGTTGATGAAGGTGAACAGGCTCGTGGCGACGAGGCCGGGCGCGAGCAGCGGCAGCACGATCGTGCGGAGCGTGCGGAACCGGCTGGCACCGTCCATCGCTCCCGCCTCCTCCAGCTCGACGGGGATGCCGACGATATAGCCCTGCAGCATCCACAGCGCGAAGGGCAGCGACCACACCGTGTAGACCAGCACCAGACCGGCCAGGTTGTTGATGAGGCCGATGTTCTTCAGCACCAGGAACAGCGGGATGATGATCAGGATGAACGGGAAGACCTGGCTGAGCAGGATCCACCCCGTGGCGATCCCGCGCAGCTTGGTGCGGAACCGCGCCAGGGCGTAGGCGGTAGGCAGGGCGATGATCGTCACCAGCACGGTCGTGCAGACCGCCACGATCAGGCTGTTGCCCGCGGCGGTGAACAGGTTGGCCTTCTCGATCGCCTGCACGAAGTTCTGCAGGTCGAACGTGGTCGGCAGGAATCCCGGGTTCGGCGACTGCAGCTCGCGCGGCGTCTTGAACGCCGTCGTCAGCAGGAACAGCAGCGGGAAGCCCAGGAAGATCATGTAGAGCACGAGCGCGATGTACTGCAGGGGGCGCGAGATCATCCGCGCGCGCTTCACCGACGCGCTCTTCACGGGGCCGGAGGCGAGAGTGGTCATGCGTTCCTACTCCTCATCTGGCCGCGCAGGTACAGGAACAGGAAGATCGCGATCACGACGACCATGACGTTGCCCATGGCGGCCGCGTAGCCGAAGTTCCCGTACCGGAAGGCCTCGTTGTAGGCGAACAGCATCGGCAGCATCGTCGTGCCGCCCGGTCCCCCCGCGGTCAGGACGAAGACCAGCGCGAACGAGTTGAAATTCCAGATCAGGTCGAGCGTCGTGATCGCGACGATCACGGGCCGCAGCGCCGGGAGCGTCACGTGCCAGAACCGGCGCCAGGCGCTCGCCCCGTCGATCGCGGCCGCCTCGTGCAGCTCGGTCGGCACCGACTGCAGCCCGGCGAGCAGCGTGATGGTCGTCTGCGGCATCCCGGCCCAGACGCCGACGACGATGACCGCGGGCAGCGCGATGGAGGCGTTGCCCAGCCAGTTGATGTCGCCCGGGAGCCCCAGGGCGCGCAGGCCCTGGTTGATCGGCCCGTAGCTCGGGTTGAGCATCAACCGCCACATGATCGCGATGATCACCGGGGGCATCGCCCACGGCACCAGGGCGAGGGTGCGCGCGAGCCAGCGCAGCCGCAGGTTCATGTTGAGCAGCAGCGCCAGCCCGAGCGAGGCGAGGAACTGCAGGATGGTGACGCTGAACGCCCAGAGCAGACCGATGCCGAACGAGTTCCAGAACAGCGTGTTGCTGCCGAGCTTGGTGTAGTTGTCGATCCCGTTGAAGTGGATCGGCAGGTTGTAGCCCGCTCGCGCGTCTGTGAAGCCGAGCAGGATGCCCTGCACCAGCGGGTAGACGCTGAAGATGACGATCGGGATCAGCGCGGGCAGGACGAGCAGCCAGGCGTCCTTGCCGCTGCCTCCCGCGGGACCGCTGCGGCGGCGGCGCTTCCGCGGCGGCCGCGGGACGGTGGTCGCGGCCGGGGGCACGATGGTCGCGGTCATGCGCCCGCCCCGTCCGCGACGCGTGCGGCGACGGAGGACTCGCGCACCTGCAGCGTCGGCTCGATGACGACCGTGCGCGGCGCGACGCCGGGGTTCTCCAGCCGCCGGATCAGGAGCTTCGCGGCGGTGCGCGCTCGCTTGGCGGATCCGAGGTTCACGCTGGTGAGCGCCGGGTTGGCAAGCTCAGCGGCCTCGCTGTCGTCCATCCCGACCACGGCGACGTCCTCCGGGACGCGGAGCCCGCGCGCGGCGAGTTCCTTGAGCACGGCGACGGCGATCAGGTCGTTGGCGCAGACCACGGCGTCCGGCGTGCACTGGCCGAGGAGGCGCGCGGCGGCCTTGCGCCCGGCCTTGTAGGTGAAGTCGGAGGCGGCGACCTGGAGGTCAGCGTTCGTGCCGAGCCCGAGGCGTTCGACCGCTCGCAGGTAGCCCTCGAGGCGCGCGGCGCCGGGGACCGTGTCGACCGGTCCGTTGACGAACGCGATCCGGCGACGGCCGGTCTCGGCGAGATGCTCGACGGCGAGACCGACGCCCGCGACGGAGTCGGCGCGGACGCTGTCCAGCTCCACGTCCGGCGGAAGCGAGCCGATGACGACCGCGGGGATGCGGCTCGCGCGCAGCGCCGCGACCAGTTCGTCCGTGACGCGCAGCGGGCTGAGCAGCAGGCCGTCGGCGAAGCCGCGGTTCAGGCTGCCGAGCAGCTCGATCTGGTCGGCCGCCTCGCTTCCGGTCGAGGAGAGCACCAGCCGGTAGCCGTTCTTCGCGGCGACCCTGGCGACCTCGTGCATCATCTTCACGTAGACCGGGTTGCCGAGGTCGGCGACGGCGAGCGCGAGCTGATCGGTGCGGCCGGTCTTCAGCGTCCGTGCGCTCGCGTCCGGCACGTAGCCGAGCTCGTCCACTGCGCGGCGCACGCGCTCGGCGAGCTGTGCGGACGCGGGCTGGCCGTTGAGGACGCGGGACACGGAGGCGATCGAGACGCCGGCGCGCTCGGCGACGAGGACGAGCGTCGACCGCTTGGGCTCCGACGTCGGCTGCTCGGACATGCGCTGCTCCTGCTTCATTGGAGGGTGGGGCTGGTGCTGATGCTTGGAAACGTTTACGAGAACGTTTACACGACAGTAGCACGCACCCTGGCGGCGCTGTCAACCGGGCCGGCGAGCGGAGGGGCTCAGAGCGCGCCGGGCTCCGTCACCGGCAGCCGGCAGACGAAGTCCCGGCAGAGGTAGGCCGTCGGCAGGCCGTCGCGGACGGCGCGCTCGGCGAACAGCTCGAAGCCGGCCGCGGAGAATGCGCGCACCTGGCTCTCGGTCGCCACGGCGACCAGGGAAGCGGGATGCGTCCGTGAGGCCGCGACG
It encodes the following:
- a CDS encoding LacI family DNA-binding transcriptional regulator yields the protein MSEQPTSEPKRSTLVLVAERAGVSIASVSRVLNGQPASAQLAERVRRAVDELGYVPDASARTLKTGRTDQLALAVADLGNPVYVKMMHEVARVAAKNGYRLVLSSTGSEAADQIELLGSLNRGFADGLLLSPLRVTDELVAALRASRIPAVVIGSLPPDVELDSVRADSVAGVGLAVEHLAETGRRRIAFVNGPVDTVPGAARLEGYLRAVERLGLGTNADLQVAASDFTYKAGRKAAARLLGQCTPDAVVCANDLIAVAVLKELAARGLRVPEDVAVVGMDDSEAAELANPALTSVNLGSAKRARTAAKLLIRRLENPGVAPRTVVIEPTLQVRESSVAARVADGAGA
- a CDS encoding SUMF1/EgtB/PvdO family nonheme iron enzyme translates to MLSSPTADPDEASTNQFDPLVPRPIDRPTTLPAGGALDPEVGDIAKVFAAPDDPADWPAWRADLAAWRSAARERLAYAGELYDRPETRWAQTAYAVAQVWLWDDRLFDHERQEFTVDGFLDAVAAQGGLDGVVLWHAYPVIGIDDRNQFDFYRDVPGLLDVIDRFHERGLRVFVDYNPWDVGTRRAARPDAEELAALVQEFGVDGVFLDTMKEGDSALVDALLSASPPQVLEGESRVPNQRIRDHQLSWAQWFADSAAPGVMRAHWFERRHMMHGVRRWNRDHSDELQAAWMNGTGILVWDAVFGVWVGWNPRDEATLRGMLRAQRALSAVLVAGDWAPLDGATETAVAAGVYVSRWSLDGVTLWTIVNRGETDWTGDPLAAPLAAGASRHDVIGGARDVREITIPARGIGGVVEIVAGVAEPEGLDALLAAAAADRGASDATFPAREAVRVGRTAVAAAPVAAAPVAAAPVAAPAIPADAVRVAAGERELSVTFRRRETGFYQGAPYVEEWKPLPPRLHDDRAETLAVTVERPVVVAAREVSVAEFRAFLDATGYRPAIAHRFLVGTDGAAPDAPVTGVSLADARAYAGWAGARLPDEFEWQLAAESGLERRRPAVWNLTESEHDDGITRFVMLKGGSDHRSEGSDWYADGGVQQSSFSFKYLLPGLGIERSASIGFRVAWDLDGDPDRDAEGVAR
- a CDS encoding sugar ABC transporter permease; this translates as MTATIVPPAATTVPRPPRKRRRRSGPAGGSGKDAWLLVLPALIPIVIFSVYPLVQGILLGFTDARAGYNLPIHFNGIDNYTKLGSNTLFWNSFGIGLLWAFSVTILQFLASLGLALLLNMNLRLRWLARTLALVPWAMPPVIIAIMWRLMLNPSYGPINQGLRALGLPGDINWLGNASIALPAVIVVGVWAGMPQTTITLLAGLQSVPTELHEAAAIDGASAWRRFWHVTLPALRPVIVAITTLDLIWNFNSFALVFVLTAGGPGGTTMLPMLFAYNEAFRYGNFGYAAAMGNVMVVVIAIFLFLYLRGQMRSRNA
- a CDS encoding carbohydrate ABC transporter permease, whose amino-acid sequence is MTTLASGPVKSASVKRARMISRPLQYIALVLYMIFLGFPLLFLLTTAFKTPRELQSPNPGFLPTTFDLQNFVQAIEKANLFTAAGNSLIVAVCTTVLVTIIALPTAYALARFRTKLRGIATGWILLSQVFPFILIIIPLFLVLKNIGLINNLAGLVLVYTVWSLPFALWMLQGYIVGIPVELEEAGAMDGASRFRTLRTIVLPLLAPGLVATSLFTFINAWNEFFFALVLIQDPNLQTLPLALARFVGAEGQVQLGQLAAASLLATIPSLVFFLLIQKRLTSGLLSGAVKG
- a CDS encoding ADP-ribosylglycohydrolase family protein — its product is MLRLSWTQPEDLLPHAFVAAELDGRAVGDLRERWVAAGGPSAAPVSGATPQPAPEQLRRLARELLAEVDQRPDPAALVAAEPDDLEAILAAAPGAQPGAPVAADRADRLADDALDDRVLGAWRGRAAGCLLGKPVEKLPLEGIRAIARSTGNWPVASYFTEVGLEKKIAARYPWNRRSRPTSLVENIDGMPEDDDMNFPLIALQLLETAGRGFTTDAVAQAWLDALPGGRVFTAERVVYRNLLDGYEPEVAGRVQNPFRDWIGAQIRTDVYGWATPGDPVAAARLAWTDARLSHGRNGVYGAMFAAAACSAAVAGARIDGVLAAGLSVVPSGSRYAAAVRRGAELAAGDPDDEAAVDALHAEFGHLHWVHVLNNAALLAFALVRGDGDFQRTITLAVSGGWDTDSVGATAGSIAGALTGASALPARWIDPLHDRLATSVPGFSDVRFADLARRTRAVAA
- a CDS encoding sugar ABC transporter substrate-binding protein, yielding MRKGTIRVGAIVAGIAAASLALAGCSSSGSSDSASGGKVTLTFQSLAYQDTTVAATKQIVDSWNKANPDIQVKLQQGSWDNVHDQLVTQFQGGTAPDIIHDESADIMGFAQQGYLADLSSELSSDTKKQVSKDVWKSVTTPDGKIVAAPTLLQTYVVFANKKAFADAGVEVPTGKTLSWDDFQALSKKLTASGKFGTGWGMKSPTATVMNLALGFGGTFFDTKAGKSTIHVGDDELQVPKRINAMAYDDKSLDPVSLTQSGTDVLPGFFGGKYAMYVGGNYVAQQISESAPSGFDWVVLPPLAGSEGAAQAANPQTMSVSAQSKHIPQAAKFIDYFMKADNQAKLAEGDWLIPASSAARDQVKKDTAGKNGWDVILASGDELTAAPFQAATNYPQWKDQYATPALQKYLANSISLDDLKKQLTDGWSAVG
- a CDS encoding ADP-ribosylglycohydrolase family protein, with amino-acid sequence MDALVNASTGALAGAAVGDALGGAAEGNTPEAIQERYDGFIQGVVPPFLADWRNARPIAPYHKGDGHITDDTLMTTALVEVYDTVRDHLDAFAVADHLVPLLIGEKRWIPEFESEALLLQRIFLAEKWLVARLHYGHIDPREAGVGNIVNCGATMYVGPIGIVNAGNPEGAYAEAIDVAAAHQSSYGREAAGVFAAAVAEAMRPGADVDSVVATALRLAKDGTRDAIEAVAEVAAGVTDWRSGLATLRAAVEPFDTVGPHYRAPAKDARIPSRTKSIEELPIALGMLIAARGDYREAVLGSINYGRDSDSIAVMAGSISGALGGLEAVPAEWIEAVNEGSRMDVTATGPVIAAVARDVWAKDAARAVAVAAARSAYASVAAEAV
- a CDS encoding ribokinase → MTTTVVGSANLDLVYRVERIPSPGETVLASSSDAVPGGKGNNQAVAAARAGADVTFVVALGRDAAGDRLAEEARAAGATVLDRRMHAPTGTALITVDTAGENSIVVDSAANALLTDLTVAERDAITASDVLLLQLETPLETVSEAAALAHAAGSLVVLNAAPVRHLPDALLAAVDILVVNEHEASLLAPDAASPQAAASALARDGRAVVLTLGGAGALVVAPGAEPVAVPAHRVEVVDTTGAGDTFCGALAAELDRSGAARGDRAGLGDALASAARFASAAGALSVQRAGAVPSIPTLEEIRALIADR